The following are encoded together in the Streptomyces flavofungini genome:
- a CDS encoding type ISP restriction/modification enzyme — protein sequence MPEEWIRALVADFGSECRDRLRVSDTEASISLPVAKLVETFGQRRKLSPRLHPEYPLPEARVRPDYAVETSGRITGFLELKAPGHDVTPDGFTKRDREQWELMRRLPNVLYSNGHTWCLYRGGSRPHRTVRLEGDLYRSGSRLRTGDADGAAFRDLLREFLGWQPQRITTVGQLVSSIAPLCQYLREEVLEQLALERRTPDGPRSRRRAPKPFTALAHHWSKVLFPSTDGQDPNHLFADRYTQTIAFAMLLARIENVPLTGRNFADVARELKAENTVMGRALQLLTETVDAEFARRIDTLVQVIDAVDWEVIQARTPDAHVHLYEDFLQEYDRELRRRSGTYYTPPRLVKEMVRFTDAVLRTRLGCMEGFADRQVTIVDPAMGTGTFLSEIIDRVAEERSRRGEGFRGEAVEQLAGRLIGFERQMAAYAVAQMRITQTLRRQDTDTQLGDLRLHLADTLADPYERATLFTFLPDGDPLVENTRKADWIKREQKVTVMISNPPDRERAEGEGGWVEKGREGDDKAPLLDAFRLGGRNGVHENKLKNLYVYFWRWATFKVFEQHRTESDRGIVAFISTAGFLSGPGFRGMRKYLRETCSEGWIIDLSPEGIQPPLRTRLFEGVQQQLTIAVFVRSRADTEPARIRYVALDGRSREEKYAQLEVLGPDSAQWRPVRQDAHAPFTPAALGAWDTYPALDDLLPWTVPGILPKRTWVYASDPDTLRSRWRRLATETDLAEKRALFRETKGGRTVDRPVKPLPGSAQRRRSMLEAGPECPEPVPVAFRPFDRQWIIPDNRVLDRCSPELWENRAEGQIHMVELHSERFGDGPAALFTALMPDMHHFAGWGGGRVIPFLQKDGTPNVTPGLLQHLSNSFGGLAVAAEDLLAYIAAITAHPGFRSRFDDELTTNGVRVPLTGDAALWSEALHIGRKVIWASTFGERLVDPAAGRPGGPQEVWATARPAITYRRQVGRDELPESFIHDPDHLELHFGQGVFGPVTKEMRDYRVSGQNVLDGWLKRRTGPPSRRAVSELDRIRPEGWLPAWSEELQYMLAVLWHLVELQSVQNELLDGVLMAPLVSVAELQRRNVLPVPDTARRSAPAPLQTDPIPGTEGIDAREPHAVRPLTAERGSSPSTAPMARSRRRREASATQEARRKRQNP from the coding sequence ATGCCGGAGGAGTGGATACGGGCTCTTGTGGCGGACTTTGGATCCGAGTGCAGGGATCGGCTGCGGGTCAGCGACACGGAGGCGTCCATCAGCCTGCCGGTGGCGAAGCTGGTGGAGACTTTCGGGCAACGCCGGAAGTTGAGCCCTCGCCTTCATCCCGAGTACCCCTTGCCTGAGGCTCGGGTGCGTCCTGACTACGCCGTGGAGACCTCGGGGCGCATCACTGGCTTCCTGGAGCTGAAGGCCCCGGGGCACGACGTCACGCCCGACGGCTTCACCAAGCGGGACCGGGAGCAGTGGGAGCTGATGCGTCGGCTGCCCAACGTGCTGTACAGCAACGGTCACACCTGGTGCCTGTACCGAGGAGGTTCGCGGCCTCACCGCACGGTTCGGCTTGAAGGCGATCTGTACCGGTCCGGCAGTCGGTTGCGTACCGGCGATGCGGACGGAGCGGCGTTTCGGGATCTGCTGCGGGAATTTCTCGGGTGGCAGCCCCAACGCATCACCACCGTCGGTCAGTTGGTGTCGTCAATTGCTCCGCTGTGCCAGTACCTGCGAGAGGAGGTGCTGGAGCAGCTCGCCCTGGAACGCAGGACGCCGGACGGTCCTCGCAGTCGACGGCGTGCCCCCAAGCCGTTCACCGCGCTGGCGCACCACTGGAGCAAGGTGCTCTTCCCCTCCACCGACGGACAAGACCCCAACCATCTCTTCGCCGACCGATACACCCAGACGATCGCCTTTGCCATGTTGCTGGCCCGGATCGAGAACGTACCGCTCACCGGCCGTAACTTCGCTGACGTCGCACGTGAGTTGAAGGCTGAGAACACAGTCATGGGCCGAGCCCTGCAGCTGCTGACGGAAACGGTGGACGCCGAGTTCGCCCGCCGCATCGACACGCTCGTGCAGGTCATCGATGCTGTCGATTGGGAGGTGATCCAAGCCCGCACGCCCGACGCCCACGTTCATCTCTACGAGGACTTCCTGCAGGAGTACGACCGCGAGCTGCGTCGGCGCTCCGGCACGTACTACACCCCACCCCGTCTCGTGAAGGAGATGGTCCGCTTCACCGACGCTGTCCTGCGCACCCGCCTCGGCTGTATGGAGGGCTTCGCGGACAGGCAGGTGACGATCGTCGACCCCGCCATGGGCACGGGCACATTCCTCAGCGAGATCATCGACAGGGTCGCCGAAGAACGCTCCCGCCGTGGGGAAGGCTTTCGCGGCGAAGCGGTGGAACAGCTGGCGGGTCGGCTGATCGGCTTCGAGCGTCAGATGGCCGCTTACGCCGTCGCGCAGATGAGGATCACCCAGACCCTCCGCAGGCAGGACACCGACACCCAACTCGGTGATCTGCGACTCCATCTCGCCGACACCCTCGCAGATCCCTACGAGAGGGCCACGCTCTTCACGTTCCTGCCCGATGGCGATCCTCTGGTCGAGAACACCCGCAAGGCGGACTGGATCAAGCGCGAGCAGAAGGTCACCGTCATGATCAGCAACCCGCCGGACCGGGAGAGAGCCGAGGGAGAGGGCGGCTGGGTGGAGAAAGGCCGCGAGGGGGATGACAAAGCGCCTCTACTCGATGCCTTCCGCCTCGGCGGCAGAAACGGAGTGCACGAGAACAAACTCAAGAACCTGTACGTCTACTTCTGGCGTTGGGCCACCTTCAAGGTCTTCGAACAGCACCGTACCGAGTCAGACCGCGGAATTGTCGCCTTCATCAGTACCGCTGGCTTCCTCAGCGGGCCCGGTTTCCGAGGGATGAGGAAGTATCTGCGTGAGACTTGTTCCGAGGGCTGGATCATCGACCTCAGCCCGGAGGGTATTCAGCCACCGTTGCGGACACGCCTCTTTGAAGGCGTTCAGCAGCAACTGACGATCGCCGTGTTCGTCCGCAGCAGAGCCGACACCGAACCTGCCCGTATCAGGTACGTCGCCCTGGACGGAAGATCTCGTGAGGAGAAGTACGCACAGCTCGAGGTTCTCGGGCCGGACAGTGCCCAGTGGCGCCCGGTGCGCCAGGACGCCCACGCCCCGTTCACGCCCGCGGCCCTCGGAGCATGGGATACGTATCCCGCTTTGGATGATCTGCTGCCATGGACAGTGCCCGGCATCTTGCCCAAGCGGACGTGGGTCTACGCCTCGGACCCCGACACGCTGCGCTCCCGGTGGAGGAGGCTGGCCACCGAGACGGACCTGGCCGAGAAGCGTGCCTTGTTCAGGGAGACCAAGGGCGGCCGTACCGTCGATCGGCCAGTCAAGCCGCTCCCCGGCTCCGCGCAGCGAAGGCGGTCGATGCTCGAGGCCGGTCCCGAGTGTCCAGAACCGGTGCCTGTGGCCTTCCGCCCATTCGATCGGCAGTGGATTATCCCGGACAATAGGGTCCTCGACAGATGCTCGCCGGAGCTGTGGGAGAACCGGGCCGAGGGCCAGATACACATGGTGGAGCTGCACTCCGAACGGTTTGGCGACGGCCCCGCCGCTCTGTTCACTGCGCTGATGCCGGACATGCATCACTTCGCCGGCTGGGGCGGTGGCAGGGTGATCCCCTTCCTGCAGAAGGATGGCACCCCCAATGTGACTCCCGGCCTTCTCCAGCACCTTAGTAACTCCTTCGGTGGTCTGGCTGTCGCTGCCGAGGACTTGCTCGCGTACATCGCCGCGATCACGGCTCACCCCGGTTTCCGGTCCCGCTTCGACGACGAACTCACGACCAACGGCGTCCGCGTACCCCTCACAGGTGATGCCGCGCTGTGGTCGGAGGCGCTGCACATCGGGCGGAAGGTGATCTGGGCGTCCACGTTCGGAGAGAGGCTTGTGGACCCGGCGGCGGGGAGGCCCGGTGGGCCCCAGGAAGTGTGGGCGACTGCACGGCCAGCGATCACGTACCGGAGACAGGTTGGCAGGGACGAACTGCCAGAGAGCTTCATCCACGATCCCGACCACCTCGAGCTCCACTTCGGACAAGGCGTTTTCGGGCCGGTAACTAAGGAGATGAGGGATTACCGCGTCAGCGGGCAGAACGTTCTCGACGGCTGGCTGAAACGCAGGACGGGACCGCCGTCTCGCAGAGCCGTCAGCGAGCTGGACCGTATCCGGCCCGAGGGGTGGTTACCTGCTTGGAGTGAGGAACTCCAGTACATGCTGGCCGTCCTGTGGCACCTGGTCGAGCTGCAGTCGGTTCAGAATGAGCTGCTCGATGGTGTTCTCATGGCACCGCTGGTCAGCGTCGCTGAGTTGCAGCGTCGGAACGTCCTGCCCGTTCCGGACACCGCGCGTCGTTCTGCTCCCGCACCGCTACAGACCGACCCCATCCCCGGGACCGAGGGAATCGACGCGCGCGAGCCGCACGCTGTAAGGCCACTCACCGCGGAGAGGGGCTCTTCTCCCTCCACCGCTCCGATGGCGCGGTCACGGAGGCGCCGGGAAGCCAGCGCTACGCAGGAAGCCCGCAGGAAGCGACAAAATCCGTAG
- a CDS encoding class I SAM-dependent RNA methyltransferase, giving the protein MQAEPKNSLVGEEYEVEVGPVAHGGHCVARTAEGQVLFVRHALPGEKVVARVTEGEEGARFLRADAVTVVEASKDRVEAPCPYAGPGACGGCDWQHAKPGAQRRLKGEVIAEQLKRLAGLTPEEAGWDGTVMPADGDKLPAGEVPAWRTRVQYAVDPDTGRAGLRRHRSHEVEPVDHCMIAAEGVSELGIERRDWPGMASVEAIAATGSQDRQVILTPRPGARLPLVELDKPVSVLRVEEKDGGVHRVHGRPFVRERADGRTYRVGNGGFWQVHPKAADTLVTAVMQGLFPRKGETALDLYCGVGLFAGAIADRVGDEGAVLGIESGKRAVEDARHNLASFDRVRIEQGKVESVLPRTGITEVDIIVLDPPRAGAGKATVRHLAGLGARRIAYVACDPAALARDLGYFREGGYRVRMLRAFDLFPMTHHVECVAILEPAAKGA; this is encoded by the coding sequence ATGCAGGCTGAACCGAAGAACTCACTGGTGGGCGAGGAGTACGAGGTCGAGGTCGGGCCGGTCGCGCACGGCGGGCACTGCGTCGCCCGTACGGCCGAGGGCCAGGTGCTGTTCGTACGGCACGCGCTGCCCGGCGAGAAGGTCGTCGCGCGCGTGACCGAGGGCGAGGAGGGCGCGCGCTTCCTGCGCGCGGACGCCGTGACCGTGGTGGAAGCCTCCAAGGACCGGGTCGAGGCCCCCTGCCCCTACGCGGGCCCCGGCGCCTGCGGCGGCTGCGACTGGCAGCACGCGAAGCCGGGCGCGCAGCGCCGCCTCAAGGGCGAGGTGATCGCCGAGCAGCTGAAGCGGCTGGCCGGGCTCACGCCCGAGGAGGCGGGCTGGGACGGCACGGTGATGCCGGCCGACGGCGACAAGCTCCCTGCCGGGGAGGTCCCGGCGTGGCGCACCCGCGTCCAGTACGCGGTCGACCCCGACACCGGCCGGGCCGGCCTGCGCCGCCACCGCTCGCACGAGGTGGAGCCGGTCGACCATTGCATGATCGCGGCCGAGGGCGTCAGTGAACTGGGCATCGAGCGGCGGGACTGGCCCGGCATGGCCTCGGTCGAGGCGATCGCGGCGACGGGTTCGCAGGACCGCCAGGTGATCCTGACCCCGCGCCCCGGCGCCCGCCTGCCCCTGGTCGAACTCGACAAGCCGGTCTCGGTCCTGCGCGTCGAGGAGAAGGACGGCGGCGTGCACCGCGTCCACGGCCGCCCCTTCGTCCGCGAACGCGCCGATGGCCGTACGTACCGCGTGGGCAACGGCGGCTTCTGGCAGGTCCACCCCAAGGCGGCGGACACGCTGGTGACCGCGGTCATGCAGGGCCTCTTCCCGCGCAAGGGCGAGACGGCGCTCGACCTCTACTGCGGCGTGGGCCTGTTCGCCGGCGCCATCGCCGACCGGGTGGGCGACGAGGGCGCCGTCCTCGGCATCGAGTCCGGCAAACGCGCCGTCGAGGACGCCCGCCACAACCTCGCCTCCTTCGACCGCGTCCGCATCGAACAGGGCAAGGTCGAATCGGTCCTCCCGCGCACCGGCATCACCGAGGTCGACATCATCGTCCTCGACCCGCCCCGGGCGGGAGCGGGCAAGGCGACGGTCCGGCACCTGGCGGGGCTGGGGGCGCGGCGGATCGCCTACGTGGCCTGCGATCCGGCTGCGCTGGCACGGGACTTGGGGTATTTCCGGGAGGGCGGGTACAGGGTGCGGATGCTGCGGGCGTTCGATCTTTTTCCGATGACTCATCATGTGGAGTGCGTGGCGATTCTGGAGCCAGCGGCTAAGGGGGCCTGA
- a CDS encoding nucleotidyl transferase AbiEii/AbiGii toxin family protein: protein MPELHTRLLADVIALGSPYPLVLTGGYAVRAHRLVNRPSQDLDVATENPAPMTDIAATLRVGLEARGWTVHALETAPLSARFTVTDPVTGQECEVDILKEIFWRPVAQSPYGPVLAEEDVIGTKVRALADRGAPRDLIDVFAASRRWTNTELEEFGRRHARGRFEREDLQANLTGAEWTDDEAFAAYGLDEAAITALRAWAVEWADELAARLLGETDDPDIG, encoded by the coding sequence ATGCCGGAGCTGCACACGCGGCTCCTGGCGGATGTGATCGCGCTTGGTTCCCCGTACCCCCTGGTCCTCACTGGCGGATACGCCGTGCGGGCGCACCGCCTCGTCAACCGCCCGAGTCAGGACCTCGATGTCGCCACCGAGAACCCGGCGCCCATGACCGACATCGCGGCCACGCTCCGCGTCGGCCTGGAAGCCCGCGGCTGGACGGTGCACGCGCTGGAGACCGCCCCGCTGTCCGCACGCTTCACGGTGACTGACCCGGTCACCGGGCAGGAGTGCGAGGTCGACATCCTCAAGGAAATCTTTTGGCGGCCGGTCGCCCAGAGCCCGTATGGGCCCGTCCTCGCAGAAGAAGACGTGATCGGGACCAAGGTCCGAGCCCTCGCCGACCGCGGAGCGCCCCGCGACCTGATCGACGTGTTCGCAGCCTCGCGGCGATGGACCAATACCGAGCTCGAAGAGTTCGGCCGCCGTCACGCCCGAGGCCGCTTCGAGCGAGAGGACCTCCAGGCGAACCTCACGGGCGCGGAGTGGACCGACGACGAAGCTTTCGCTGCGTATGGGCTCGACGAAGCCGCCATCACAGCCTTGCGCGCTTGGGCCGTGGAGTGGGCCGACGAGCTTGCGGCCCGCCTCCTCGGAGAGACCGATGATCCGGACATCGGCTGA